GAGAGCGATGGGGTCAAGATGTACAGCCTTGTCGCTCTCGGAGGGTTTGATGTCCGGGTGTAGAATGGGAAGTGAGCCGCCGCATGCAAAACCAAATTCATACTGACTGGTGTCCATCACGgtcttcaactcctccagaAGAGTCATCGTATTGTCTTCGACCTCGATTGGACTCATGTTGACAACTGGCTTCGACTTTTGGCGTAAGTTATAAGGCATTTTGACGGCGGTGATAGATACACGATTGCGCCAATCGAAGAGATGGGGGGATGCAGAAAATGCTGCTTCGTAGAGGAAGGCACGCAATTTATGGAAGGAGAGCGACCAGACAAGGTTTCAGGCACGACTCTGCTGAAAATCTTTTCAACGCGCCTTCTGTGACATGTCATCCATCATGGTGGTCGTGGCTGGCTCAGCTCTATTAAACTTGATGAGATTTGCGTTCTATGGAATGGAAGCCTGAATGAAGTTGGTGAAATATACTCTGAAGCCCTGAAAAAAACCCAAATCCAGTCTCTGAGCCTGTGGCTGTCCGCCTGGGAACCTTGTAAATTTCAAAGTTGTGCGAGACGCTCCGCTCTAACAAATTATGCGAACCCCAAATTATACCCTCCAAATTATTCCTCTTTGACATTTCCTAATGCCACCTGCAAAGTACCTAACGTTTCAGACGGTGTGCACGCCGGATTTACCCAAGAAACTGGAATACAGGAGAGATACATCACACGGCCTCAGACACCTCAGATAGAACAACTTGGCTACCCTCAAGTCTGACAAGCACCCTCTTTGCAGtctccttcatcccatccaccGGTTGAAGCCCGCCGCCTGCCGCAGACCGAGACTCTTGGCTGAGCGCAAGCAATGGAGCCAGATACGAGTCTTTGTATTCCTCGACCACCGAGATGTCGCTTCTGCCTTCGGCTGCCAGTCTGGCACGCATCTTGACTTAAAAGACAATtgtgatgacgaggaagacggtgGCAATTACCAATTCGACAGCCAGGAAGGTAAGCTAACCCCAGGTGATGCTAACATAGGATTCTTCAATCCAAGCTGTACTAGTGATGTTGGCAATATCGCTTGCTACTTGGAATTTGGGTCTGTTTTCTCGTAGTCTATAGCTTATAATCAGCACGGGGACTAGACGGAATTACTTTTGTTGAAGAGCAGCGAGAAAACTTACCCACGTGACAGACCAATAGCAAAGTTCATGAAGATCTTCTTGATGCGATCTGTCGCCCGCCCAGGATCGAGCAGATTTTCGGGCTCAAGAAAGATGCTTGTCCAGAGCGGCCGCGAAATACTATGAAACAACAGATCCAGGTAAATGTCTTCCGGACGCTCTTCTGATTGCACAGGACGCTACTGAGCATAAGTCATGAGAAGCGCTTTCATCTCTGTTCCAATGACCTGGATCGCCTCGTATATGGCCCCGTAGTTTTCAAGGCCCGGCACTGctgaggggttgatgggacCCTCCAGATAGATTGTATTGTTGTATCGGTCGAACCTATCCTCTTGTGCTTGGTCGCATATTAGTTGATCTCCTGGACGTCGGCGCATGTGAAGTCCATGAAGATTCCGGAGCTAGATTCAGTCGGTGTCGATATAGAGTTCGCtacggtggtggtttgtttgcCTTTGTCTACGCGGATATTATATGACTGAACacagaggtggaagaggactTCGATAGCCTCGTAGCCAACCTTCTGGATCGAGCTGAGAATCTCCGCGTAGTTGGAttcctcggcaacctccttCCACTTCCATTCTCCCTGCGTTTCAATCACCGGAACTGTGCGGATCAGTACCAAAGACGCTACGTTTGTCTGCATAAGATTCTTATTGCCTGAGAACGCAATGCTCTGGTTGCCAGTTAGCACGTCCATGAAGACCGCCAGCTTTCCCTGGTGTATAAGGTCGAGACTCCTGCCGTGTGGGTAGGCATTTGAAATCAATGCGTTCCATACTGTGATGTCACCTTCGTAGAGAGTCCAGTAGTTGTGGTCACCACTGGTGGAAGCCTGAAGGTTGTCCTCCGCTCGAATCCTCAGATGGGAAAAGATACCTGCGAAGTCTACATAGATTCCCAATGAATGAATTTCATCAAAGGTACAATTACCCCTTGAGCAGACAGGTTAATTAGGGGTTATCAGGCTGTACTCGTAGTCTTCCGCGGGCCACGGGAGTTCATTGAGTGCCTTGTTAGTTGCCCGGACTAGACTCTCATGAACCGAGACTTTCAACATCCCGATGACTGAAACTTGAGCCCCATCTTCGCCCGGTGAGGGAACGTATCTTGAAGAGTAGTCGATGGCCAACTGTGTCCACGGACAGGTGAGGACGCATATGATGCTCAGGAATGCTGCAAGGGTGACAAAGTGTCTTGCCGGATTCGCCACAGTAGAGTGAGTACTCCCCATGATCCCCTGCTTGCCTGGTCAATAAGATGGAAGTCGTACAGTGGCCGGTCCTGAAGAAACCAGCTCCATTGAGCTTGGCTGATGGCATTGGAAGCTGGCCACATGAAGGCTGCCTTTGCCAGGGTGGTCAAAAAAGCAAGTGTCGAGTTTAAAGATATCTTGAGAGGCCAATTTGGTAGCTGCTTTTCGCTATAGCTGGCGAGCACAACCACAATGGCTGTTGGTATATCTGGTAAGTACCGACTGAGCCATTGATAAGGGTGACAAATCAGCCTTTCAGCACATACCCACGAATATGAGATAACTAACACTGATGGACAGCACCTCGAAGCCCCAGATTCTCTAGACAGGTTTAAGTGTGTGTGTTTGAAGGCTGTCTGGGACCGAGGTATGTCTGACGGAAAGTGTCTGTGGGTTACTGTTGTTGGCATGGGGCAAATCGGAGCTGAGTTGAGTGCTGTCTGCAGTTGAATTGGATCCAGATGAAAGTAGCTGACTTTTGATGGCGGCTGAATCTGAAATCACGGACCCTAAGTGAAAGCTATCGGTGGTCACCCCATCAGGTTGCATTGGCTGcgattggggaggagagggaatCGTCTGATGTTGTGTCTCACGGATTGCCATATGGTTCTTCTTGGTTGAGGCTTGGGGGTGCGCAAAAAGTAGAAGAAGTGTTAGCGTAGAGTGTGCCAGTCTCCGCAGTAACATATTCACACTTAGGATGGCCTTGAAGATTTGGCAAATTGGTCGATGGATTGTCGATGGAGACTGGCTGGTTCAAATGAGTCTCTCGCGTATTGGATAAAGAAGCTTCCAGCGATTCGTGAGCTGTGGCGGCGTGCGACTCGCCtatttgttgttgttggtttggcATGGCTTTCAATGAACCTGGAAGGCGTGATGAAGTCGGACACCGGTAACAAAGCGTAGTCTAGGGCAATGGTTTTTGTTGGAAGGAGAGTTACATAGGTAATTACCACTGTACGTCCGTGGACATATTTGCACATGTAAGCCTGGGCCCGATGACTTTCCCTCAAAGAAATGATGATTTTCGGCAGGCTCAATTTTCATATTCCATATGCGGCCCAGCCTCAGTTTGCTATCCAGTCATTTGCCATGGATGAGCTCTTACCTTTTTGTGCCGTATGCGACCCAGAGGTCGTTAGGTGGGCGCAGGCGTACACCGAATAACTCAACTACTCAGCTTTCACAAATTCAAGTTCATTGGCCTAGAAACAGGTCTATCAGATAACAGAGCTGCCAATCTCGTGCAGTGAGAGCGCTTGAGACTTGCACTTGTTGTGTGTGATAACATTTAGGTGGCCTGGTCGTCCCACTTTTCCAATCATTTCAAAGAGAATGGGAAGTTACCTAGGTACAGCAGAAAGTGCATTTGAGGCCAGAATCAGAAAATCGGAGGCAAAATCCAAGGCTAATGACAGTACCTCTAAGGACCTGCATGTATCATGTGCTTGTGTCGATTGAAAGCGAAAGGCAGAATTGGGGATCAGCTTGCTCCACCGAAAAGGGGCAAGATATCACGGTCATGGTGTTGATATTATATGCAAGGTGCACTTCCGTCAAAGCCCGATTGAACAAACATTTTAGCTAACCTGAACGGACCAAATCCTTGAAACCTCTAGTCTAGTAGCCCAATTTAAAGAATGATGGTaggctgggggaggttggcagAGGCAGCAGCGCAGCGGCAGGCTATAATCCCATGTCAGTTAAGATTTCTAGAGAGTACCAGGGGCCAGGACGTGTTCGAGACTTACCGTTGAGACCAGCAGGGTAAACAGCATTGTACTCCTGTTGGGTGCAGCGCTCAAGAACACACTCGCCCATGGCCATAGCAATAGGTTGGAAGTTGACACCGCACTGGCACTCCATATCTCTGATGCCGGTGCAGCCCCACGCcggggtgaggttgttgaagcaaTCGTGAGCACACTCGGGAATCTCGCGGACGGCGATCTCATCACAGTTCTCGGCAGGACCGAAGTGATATTCGTACGCCGGCGCGGCGCggactgtggtggtggtgacgttGACGCTGAGGCAGCCGCAGGCGGAGGCGTAGTCATCATCACGGCGGCACTCGTCAGCGTAGGCAGGGACAGGCttgggggcggcggtgacaACGGGAGCCGGGGCAGGGGTAGTTGCGATCTGGCCAGAGGTGGTATAGATGGTCTCAGTCCAGGTGCGCTGAGCGCCAGTGACGGTGACCTTCAGGTACTCAGCGCAGTCGGCGCTGCGGGTCTCAAGGGCGATGGGCTTGCGACCAAGGCCGAGGATCTCGCGGTTACAGCTGTCCATCGGGTTGCAGACTATGGGTGTAGGcttgggaggttgaggtctCCCATGGCCTTTGCCGGGAGGGCCTCCACGACCACCTCCGGAGCCTCCGTGTCCCTTTCCAACGGCACCGGCTAGGCCAAGGGTGGCAAAAGCGAGAATTACGACAGCCTTCATCGTGAGGATATGGAGCTGGCtaagctggaggagaagctgtAGGCTGAaaagagatggaggagggaagcggtggtgaggagaatGATCACAAAACCCAGGATAGAGAGTTGGGATGCTGCTTATATATCCCTACGGTCGTATCTTCTCATTATCCACCACAACCCGAGTCGTCTCCGAAGGCGCATTCGCATGGAGGCAGATGCCAGGCCCAAAACTCCGAAGCTGACGGTTCAGTAGAACCATGTCACGGTCCCCATTACCTCTCCACCATGGGCAGGGAACTACCCAGACGCTCGACTTCGCAATGTGCATTCCTGAAAGAGCCAGTCCATGGCATCAAAGCCTAGAAGTCTGCTTAATGATGGTATTTGATCGCCGCCGCCTGTGTGAAGTCAGTCAGAGAGCTCGTGTGCTAGATGTGACGTTCACTCACCAATAAAACATGGAATAACGTCCAGCGCGAGGCCACATTTCGAAATCAAGACTCGCGCTGGAAAACGCTCGATGTCAACGACTTGACATCGCGAGATCTGTTCAGACCATCTGATGTGCGATTTTGGCAACAAGCTCCCTCCGATGGAGAGACAACAATGCATAAGATCCACATCAAATCCACAATCGTCCCGCTAGCTTGACCTTGGACCCGCTTTTGATCGCTCGACCCAATGGATGAATGAGCTTCGATCtgataaaaaaaaaactcaaTATCTTATCAATCAATCAGTTATCCACAATGGTCTGGGCTCTCGACGCCCTGGTGGACTTGTTCGGGCTTTTACGCAAGTAATTCTCACCGCTTGCCTCTTAGTCAGCGGTGCCGAACTTTTGTTATGCGGGTTTTCCGGCTCTTGCTTCCAGGAATAACGGTAGAACCACACTCGTGGAGAAACGACAACTGGTCTTGCTCTCCGCAGGTCAGCTAGCTCCCAAGCATTAGGCCCCGGTGCCTGCCTTTCGGATCTGATAATGCATGCCGAGCTGCTACAATGACAAGGTTTTCAGTCAGCGTGACTCTTTCTTCAGAGCGTGACGCTCTTGTTGGGCCCACCGAACTTCGGCCTCTCGGTCCTCAGAGCGGGACGGGCAGATGGGTGCTGCAAATGTCTAATACCTAAACTCAGAACTGACATTCAGTAAACAGAATAGCAGACAAGAAAACATGACATGGAACGGCGAGATCGAACACAATAGTGCTATTGTAGGTATCAAGACTTGCTACGGATCGACAAAATTACTGCGTTCTGAACCTCGGCAAGTGATGCTCTCCCAGTGACATGGAGGTGTCATTTCATGACCAGATCAAATAGCTCGAATGCAAAGTAGTACTCTTCTGGTCCGTATCAGTCCCTACATACCCCTTCGAATCCCAAAAATATCTTTCGAGGTGAAAATAATGCATGTTTGTCTTTGAAAGGGTGCTAATATCCTGCATGACAGCCTTAATTGTCCCAATACACACCCTTCTATTCCCGAGCTGTACGTTTTTACTCCCCCAAGAGACGTTTCAATGCCCAAATAGGACCCTGCCACAATCTTTCAAGCCTTCTACGCTATATAATAAGACCTTCACATTATCTAACAAGGCCTATATACTATCCAGGAAGACCTTGTGTATCTTTAAGAACGCCTCTTACTATATATTGTACGCGTCTAAACTAGCACACTAGGCATAGTTGATCTCTATTATAGGCTTACAAATCGTAAAGTAACACATAACACAGAATTTTCATTGTCGCTAAACAGACAAAATCCATTATCATTACTACCCCTTGACCGCAAAAACAGACCAAAACTAGTCCTCCAAAAGACCGGCAGCCAGGGCTTCCAAGTCCTGCAAGTTATCCGGCTCGTAGCCCATTTCAATGACCTTTTTACCACTGGAGGCCTTCTTTTTCCGTTCGGGCTGGTCTTCCACGTCAGAGTCGTTCTGGAACCacttctttgtcttcttcttcggtggctcatcctcctcagactgctcaccaccgccaccggcaATAGGAAGACTCCTGAGCAAAGCCAACGGGtcctcatccatctcatccccgCTATCAAGCTGAGTAATCGgacctctctccctctccacctcctcacctctctctctaGCTTTGGCCCgatccctcttctcctttctccttttcctAGCCAACTCCTTGTCTTCCACATCCGCTTCCTTGAccctctccccttcggcCTCGACGAACTTTTGCCTGAGCTCCTTCGCATCTCCCTCCTTTTGGAAGTCTTCCAGACCCTGCAAGACATACAATGGCTGGGCAttgccctcctcgtcgaAAATGAGCTTCTGCCCCTTGCCCATCATCTTGGccaccttggccttggacatgagcttcttctccgcccgCTTCGAGTCGATAACGATCTCCTGATCACCAATCTTGACCACCTTTGCGCCCGCAATCTCCTTCCCGTTGATTCCTTCAGCAGTTTCATCCAGCTCCTTATCGCCCAACACTCTCTTGACCGACAAGAAcccatcgtcctcgtcgtcgtcctccgcaccctcatcaaccagCTTCCGGTAATGACTAGACAGCACATCCTGGTTTTGCCTCTCCGCCATCTTCTGGTACTTggtcttgacctccttcttcttcggcttACCCTCGGCGTCATAGTCGCTGCTGTCGTCATCCGACCCAACATCAAACGCCATCCTGCTGGCCTGCTTATTCGCCCGTCTCATttcctccgcccccttttGGAATTTCACCTGTGGCGTACCCGGCAATCCCAGACTGGCCGCATACCCATCCAGATCCATCTTGCTGAATTTGAACACGTCCTTA
This genomic stretch from Podospora bellae-mahoneyi strain CBS 112042 chromosome 1 map unlocalized CBS112042p_1.2, whole genome shotgun sequence harbors:
- a CDS encoding uncharacterized protein (EggNog:ENOG503PCK1; COG:S) yields the protein MGSTHSTVANPARHFVTLAAFLSIICVLTCIFSHLRIRAEDNLQASTSGDHNYWTLYEGDITVWNALISNAYPHGRSLDLIHQGKLAVFMDVLTGNQSIAFSGNKNLMQTNVASLVLIRTVPVIETQGEWKWKEVAEESNYAEILSSIQKVGYEAIEVLFHLCVQSYNIRVDKGKQTTTVANSISTPTESSSGIFMDFTCADVQEIN
- a CDS encoding uncharacterized protein (EggNog:ENOG503PQ76; COG:S), which produces MKAVVILAFATLGLAGAVGKGHGGSGGGRGGPPGKGHGRPQPPKPTPIVCNPMDSCNREILGLGRKPIALETRSADCAEYLKVTVTGAQRTWTETIYTTSGQIATTPAPAPVVTAAPKPVPAYADECRRDDDYASACGCLSVNVTTTTVRAAPAYEYHFGPAENCDEIAVREIPECAHDCFNNLTPAWGCTGIRDMECQCGVNFQPIAMAMGECVLERCTQQEYNAVYPAGLNACRCAAASANLPQPTIIL